In one Rhea pennata isolate bPtePen1 chromosome 15, bPtePen1.pri, whole genome shotgun sequence genomic region, the following are encoded:
- the LOC134147436 gene encoding coiled-coil domain-containing protein 81-like — translation MINYLVLNPPLGLEKFPTLKQLSTNDIVRIWASACYYLRIQLLLNRAVNIGIGTFAVVNEHVRVGEGEVLPLQRPVFQMCRFFKRFYRLRYAQKEIPDDIPVVQLSFEQIAKETGFLQEAVQWCIEETLLFFAGAVAEGKEVEMVFKDMGVLAVRRQVVTMNFFDHCLMEVDATGNMFPALLTESKMIDVVTFVTRNDFSRFSRDGVIVLPRFALEITGKTSAHARSVKPREELVPGEHHARKVSLLDPVLLARRRISLAKLKLKDSEEFPGKEGGHARSLPAIRESFSKTSKQPKFETRLNFELPDCVHQPSGKGVCYLCTDPAERRLRLLMASKRKEIEDEILGQFYENRPRARAERDQTTCRHLREDPGLPSHVLRKQYDEKLKEQMKERALKNASQRASEGRQEPPLTFLEGYRAQQGEWARKAALNTNKGKEKVEFICKGEKQQLWDRRQMPQALPAVRRSSNRTHRVQQPRP, via the exons ATGATAAATTACCTGGTGCTTAACCCCCCTTTGGGGCTGGAGAAGTTTCCAACGCTGAAGCAGCTCAGCACCAACG ACATCGTTAGGATCTGGGCTAGCGCATGCTACTACCTGAGAATACAGCTGTTGCTGAACAGG GCAGTTAACATTGGAATTGGGACATTTGCAGTTGTCAACGAGCATGTCCGTGTGGGAGAGGGCGAGGTTTTGCCTCTGCAAAGGCCTGTGTTCCAGATGTGCAGGTTTTTCAAGAGGTTTTACCGGCTCAGATATGCTCAGAAGGAAATTCCTG ATGACATCCCAGTTGTGCAGCTGAGCTTTGAGCAGATAGCCAAGGAAACCGGCTTCCTGCAAGAAGCAGTGCAGTGGTGCATAGAGGagactctgcttttctttgctggaGCTGTGGCAGAAGGCAAGGAGGTGGAAATGGTCTTCAAGGACATGGGCGTTCTTGCCGTGCGAAGACAAGTGGTCACTATGAACTTTTTTGATCACTGTCTTATGGAGGTGGATGCCACAGGCAACATGTTCCCAGCTCTTCTCACG GAGTCCAAGATGATTGATGTTGTCACCTTTGTTACCCGAAATGATTTTTCTCGCTTCAGTCGTGATGGTGTCATCGTGCTGCCAAG GTTTGCACTTGAGATCACCGGCAAGACGTCTGCCCATGCACGTTCTGTCAAGCCCAGGGAAGAACTGGTGCCTGGTGAGCACCATGCCAGAAAAG TGAGCCTGCTGGATCCGGTCCTCCTGGCTCGACGAAGGATTTCTCTGGCCAAACTGAAGTTAAAGGATAGCGAGGAATTTCCTGGCAAGGAAGGGGGCCATGCCAG ATCGCTGCCAGCAATTAGGGAGAGCTTCTCCAAGACGAGCAAGCAGCCAAAGTTTGAAACTCGACTAAACTTTGAACTGCCCGACTGTGTTCATCAGCCATCAGGAAAG GGAGTGTGCTACCTCTGCACCGATCCCGCAGAAAGACGCCTGCGGCTGCTGATGGCATCAAAGCGCAAAGAGATAGAAGATGAAATACTGGGGCAGTTCTACGAAAACAGACCGAGGGCAAGGGCAGAGCGAGACCAG ACCACCTGTCGCCACCTGCGTGAGGATCCCGGGCTTCCTTCCCACGTGCTGAGAAAGCAGTATGACGAGAAGCTCAaggagcaaatgaaagaaagggCCCTGAAGAATGCCAGCCAGAGAGCATCAGAAGGGAGGCAAGAGCCACCGCTGACGTTCCTGGAGGGTTACAGAGCACAGCAGGGCGAGTGGGCAAGGAAGGCTGCCCTGAACACCAacaaggggaaggagaaggtggagtTCATCTG CAAgggggagaagcagcagctctgggatCGCCGTCAGATGCCCCAAGCACTGCCAGCCGTGCGGAGAAGCTCCAACCGGACCCACAGAGTCCAACAGCCACGTCCTTAG